A single region of the Nicotiana sylvestris chromosome 6, ASM39365v2, whole genome shotgun sequence genome encodes:
- the LOC138870771 gene encoding uncharacterized protein — protein MKAQALADHLAENPVDEEYEPLKTYFPDEEVMHINELEQAKEPGWKLFFDRAANIKGVGKGAVLISKIGHHYPVTAQLRFYYTNNMAECEACILGLRLAADMGVQEVLVLGDSDLLVHQIQGEWEIRDLKLIPYRQYLHDLCQWFRSVEFRHIPRIHNEVADALATLASMLHHPDKAYVDPLHIQVRNQHTYYNVVKK, from the coding sequence atgaaagcccaggcattggccgaccatttggctgagaatccagtggatgaagaatatgagcctttaaAGACTTActtccccgatgaagaggtaatgcacattaaTGAGTTGGAACAGGCTAaagagccaggttggaaacttttctttgatagaGCTGCTAACATAAAGGGCGTTGGGAAAGGAGCcgtacttatttctaaaatagggcaccactaccctgttacggctcagcttcgtttctattatactaacaatatggctgagtgcgaggcatgcattttgggtttgaggttggctgcagacatgggtgtccaggaagtcttggtcttaggaGATTCGGACCTTctagtacaccagattcaaggagaatgggaaatacgggatttaaaactcataccgtaccggcaatatttgcatgatctttgtcaatggttccGATcggtagagttcaggcatattccaaggatccataatgaggttgctgatgctttggctaccttggcgtcaatgttacatcatccagataaggcttatgttgaccctttgcatattcaggtccgcaaTCAGCATACTTACTATAATGTGGTGAAAAAATAA